In the genome of Raphanus sativus cultivar WK10039 chromosome 4, ASM80110v3, whole genome shotgun sequence, one region contains:
- the LOC130510985 gene encoding FBD-associated F-box protein At3g49020-like isoform X2, whose amino-acid sequence MNEDMISELPEALLLHILSSVPTKDVIATSVLSKRWRSLWKMVPNLKLYFNMEYYSSEDVYRLLNLHKAPVLESLHLSIEDKSARLDIGILIGIAFSRHVRELVLDHYREDETTVRFPSVLCSYNNTLEVLKLTHDFLLDFPSRVCFDALRELHLYHVQFKDEASVCNLLSGCPRLQDLVVERFSNFDVETYTIAVPSLQRLTIEEEYNISDVDGGGYVINAPSLKCLNIKGLCFNDVCLIENAPELVEAKIEDVSDVDNENILASLTSAKRLSFYFPLEIKYPIGTIFYQLVSLELHIQGTNGWNLFSFMLDSSPKLQSIKLDSPYRGDCPVGWEWNQPKRVPECLLLHLETLVWRGYGWGREDEKQVATYILKNARQLKKATFTESKMEKRREMLNELANVVRASKSCHLVF is encoded by the exons ATGAATGAGGACATGATCAGTGAGTTACCTGAAGCTTTGCTCCTGCATATACTGTCTTCAGTTCCAACAAAAGATGTCATAGCCACTAGCGTTTTGTCTAAACGGTGGAGATCTCTTTGGAAGATGGTGCCAAATCTCAAACTTTACTTTAATATGGAATATTACTCTTCAGAGGATGTTTACAGGTTGCTGAATTTGCATAAAGCTCCAGTCCTGGAAAGTTTGCATTTGTCCATTGAAGATAAAAGTGCTCGTTTGGATATTGGAATATTGATTGGAATCGCATTTTCACGCCATGTGCGTGAATTGGTGTTGGATCACTACCGTGAGGATGAAACGACAGTCAGGTTTCCGAGTGTACTGTGTAGCTATAACAATACACTTGAGGTTTTAAAGCTCACCCATGACTTTCTTTTAGACTTCCCTTCTCGGGTTTGTTTCGATGCCCTTAGAGAGCTGCATCTTTACCACGTGCAATTCAAAGATGAAGCATCTGTTTGCAACCTTTTATCTGGCTGCCCTAGGCTTCAAGATTTGGTTGTGGAACGATTTAGCAATTTTGATGTGGAGACTTACACTATTGCTGTTCCATCATTACAGAGGCTTACCATAGAAGAGGAATATAATATCTCAGATGTAGATGGTGGAGGCTATGTGATAAATGCACCATCTTTGAAATGCTTGAACATCAAAGGCCTCTGTTTTAATGACGTCTGTCTGATTGAGAACGCGCCAGAGCTTGTGGAAGCAAAGATCGAAGATGTTTCTGATGTAGACAATGAAAACATTCTTGCGTCTCTAACTTCAGCCAAGCGTCTTTCCTTTTACTTTCCCTTAGAG ATTAAGTATCCTATTGGAACCATCTTCTATCAGCTGGTATCTTTGGAGCTACATATACAAGGAACAAATGGGTGGAATCTATTTTCATTCATGCTCGATAGCTCTCCTAAATTGCAATCCATCAAACTCGACAGC CCATATCGCGGAGACTGTCCGGTGGGGTGGGAATGGAATCAGCCGAAACGTGTACCAGAATGTCTGTTGCTCCATCTGGAGACATTGGTGTGGAGAGGATACGGATGGGGACGAGAAGATGAGAAACAAGTGGCCACATACATCCTCAAGAACGCTAGACAGTTGAAGAAAGCAACTTTCACTGAGTCGAAAATGGAAAAGAGGAGAGAGATGCTCAACGAGTTGGCTAATGTAGTTAGAGCGTCAAAGTCATGTCACCTTGTGTTCTAA
- the LOC130510985 gene encoding FBD-associated F-box protein At3g49020-like isoform X1: protein MEQKRKIGGERMNEDMISELPEALLLHILSSVPTKDVIATSVLSKRWRSLWKMVPNLKLYFNMEYYSSEDVYRLLNLHKAPVLESLHLSIEDKSARLDIGILIGIAFSRHVRELVLDHYREDETTVRFPSVLCSYNNTLEVLKLTHDFLLDFPSRVCFDALRELHLYHVQFKDEASVCNLLSGCPRLQDLVVERFSNFDVETYTIAVPSLQRLTIEEEYNISDVDGGGYVINAPSLKCLNIKGLCFNDVCLIENAPELVEAKIEDVSDVDNENILASLTSAKRLSFYFPLEIKYPIGTIFYQLVSLELHIQGTNGWNLFSFMLDSSPKLQSIKLDSPYRGDCPVGWEWNQPKRVPECLLLHLETLVWRGYGWGREDEKQVATYILKNARQLKKATFTESKMEKRREMLNELANVVRASKSCHLVF from the exons ATGGAACAAAAACG CAAAATTGGTGGTGAAAGAATGAATGAGGACATGATCAGTGAGTTACCTGAAGCTTTGCTCCTGCATATACTGTCTTCAGTTCCAACAAAAGATGTCATAGCCACTAGCGTTTTGTCTAAACGGTGGAGATCTCTTTGGAAGATGGTGCCAAATCTCAAACTTTACTTTAATATGGAATATTACTCTTCAGAGGATGTTTACAGGTTGCTGAATTTGCATAAAGCTCCAGTCCTGGAAAGTTTGCATTTGTCCATTGAAGATAAAAGTGCTCGTTTGGATATTGGAATATTGATTGGAATCGCATTTTCACGCCATGTGCGTGAATTGGTGTTGGATCACTACCGTGAGGATGAAACGACAGTCAGGTTTCCGAGTGTACTGTGTAGCTATAACAATACACTTGAGGTTTTAAAGCTCACCCATGACTTTCTTTTAGACTTCCCTTCTCGGGTTTGTTTCGATGCCCTTAGAGAGCTGCATCTTTACCACGTGCAATTCAAAGATGAAGCATCTGTTTGCAACCTTTTATCTGGCTGCCCTAGGCTTCAAGATTTGGTTGTGGAACGATTTAGCAATTTTGATGTGGAGACTTACACTATTGCTGTTCCATCATTACAGAGGCTTACCATAGAAGAGGAATATAATATCTCAGATGTAGATGGTGGAGGCTATGTGATAAATGCACCATCTTTGAAATGCTTGAACATCAAAGGCCTCTGTTTTAATGACGTCTGTCTGATTGAGAACGCGCCAGAGCTTGTGGAAGCAAAGATCGAAGATGTTTCTGATGTAGACAATGAAAACATTCTTGCGTCTCTAACTTCAGCCAAGCGTCTTTCCTTTTACTTTCCCTTAGAG ATTAAGTATCCTATTGGAACCATCTTCTATCAGCTGGTATCTTTGGAGCTACATATACAAGGAACAAATGGGTGGAATCTATTTTCATTCATGCTCGATAGCTCTCCTAAATTGCAATCCATCAAACTCGACAGC CCATATCGCGGAGACTGTCCGGTGGGGTGGGAATGGAATCAGCCGAAACGTGTACCAGAATGTCTGTTGCTCCATCTGGAGACATTGGTGTGGAGAGGATACGGATGGGGACGAGAAGATGAGAAACAAGTGGCCACATACATCCTCAAGAACGCTAGACAGTTGAAGAAAGCAACTTTCACTGAGTCGAAAATGGAAAAGAGGAGAGAGATGCTCAACGAGTTGGCTAATGTAGTTAGAGCGTCAAAGTCATGTCACCTTGTGTTCTAA